GCTCTTTCAGTACCCTCATGAGCTCAGTGATGCGAGCTGTGAAGCTGAAGGGAAAGACAAACTCATTTTATTGCATCAAATGTGTTGTACCACACAATGTcaactttttaattaaatggcAAGCAATCAAATAACTTGATTAAATATGCTGATGGGGATGTGTGAACTTTTACCCTGACAGACGTGTCATTTCTCTGCCTGCAAGCACGATTCTGCCCAACGCTTGTGACATACGGAGCAGCATACGGCCGCTCTGGTAGTAGTCCTGCAAGAGAACACATCAAGATGGATATAATCAAGCCCCACCCCTTTTTGCCCGGAAATAAAAGATTGTCAGGAGTGAAGTTTTACCTCCAGCAGTTCAGCATGGGAGCTGTTCAGGTGTCGAGGGTGAGACAAATCAAGGAATGGACGACTCACCACTAAATACCCAACAACAGTAGCAAAATCTGGAACAGAAGAGAACAATTTATTCATCTTTTACTGTCATTGTTCATGTATATGTTAACTTGGCAAGATAATAAAACTTCCTCTTACACTTGGCGATAATGCTATCCACCATACCCATGGAGAAACGGAAGAAGATGAAATTGTGCAGATGATCGACCTGCAAACAAACTCAGTTCAGCTAacaaattcaaataataaaagaTTAACCATGCCATGCAAACCTTAATTATAGGCTTTTATATCAGTACCATACAGGTTATCGGTCGATATTAgagtattatattttaattgtgGATGctcattctattctatttttacATTCAGATTACCTTTGCATGGTCACAAAgtgaatctttaaaaaaaaacgctaatactttaatgtaaaagggacctattatgccccttttcacaagatgtaatataagtctctggtgtccccagaatgtgtttgtgaagtttcagctcaaaataccccacagatcatttattttagcttgtcaaatttgcccctatttgggtgtgagcaaaaacatgccatttttatgtgtgtccctttaaatgcaaatgagctgctgctcctggcctgctttccagaagagctttaacagcttacgctttgctcaacaacaacaaagatggagaatctcacgcagcctgtgcatctggacgtttctgaatggttagtggataaatttatgtagttgctgtggagttgattcaactcatcgactagcatgtgccgtcatgttaatcttttgtgcaaaacccaTATAGACGTCCACTATACATAGCGTACCTGTTTGCCAAACAAACCCATACACACCAGGCTAATGTTTATGATTGCAatcaaatgctgtgaatggtctaatgtttttttccaaaatatcgcTCAGACAGAAACGCTCCTTTTTAGCAATTGAGCTTGCCAGGGTCAACTTGCAGGCTATCCAAGATAACGAgacagaacagttagcatgctttgctcaAACTTTTGCGATGGCGTTAGGACTGGTACACCGTTTTCATTGCGAAAACAAAATGACAGCGCCGTGGGTGGAAACGTGCAGATTAAGTTACTTAATACTCACCAGTTTCTTGAAGGTTGAATAAATTGTCTGTTTCTCCCTTAAGTTTCCATTGTAGAAGGCAATCTCCTCACTGAGAGGGAAATAAAAGCATTTAAGTATGCATCAAAATTTGAGAAAAGCATTTGTAGTAGATAAAACTATACTGTTAGGTACAAGTAGGAAAGATCACCTGTTTGTGATGAGACGAGAGTTGACGTATCGGTATTCTCCTTCGTACTTCTGTTCGGTCACTGTCATCTTACCGATCGGCCTGCGCAGACGGGTCAGGAAGAGGCCGGAGATAAGCAGGTAAGTCATCATAGTCGCGGGACCCTGTGCAAAGAGACCAACAGATCATTAAAAATGTCCAGCGGCATTTATCCACAGAAGAATTTCACGTCTTTCCTAAACTCACCTGAGCTCCAATCGCTGTTGTCAATTTGAATATGTACAAGCCGATATCCAGCAGTggctgataaaaaaataaataatacagcaAATACAGTTCatccaaagaaaagaaacaTTGCTCTTATTGGGAAAGTAAAACTGGTATTTCAGACTAAAGTGTGTTGTACCTTGCTGAGGTTGGAGTAAAGATCCACAACACTGTTACAGAACTTTTCCACATCCTGCGTCAGCAGCTGATCAGCATTAGCAATGCGATTATCCAGGTTTCCCATTTTGTAGTACGTATATCCCCTATGAACCCAAAGATAGTGACATTAGTAATTAGATTTTACTTTTCTTCAGAGAATCATCAGTCCTGTCACTCAGAGATAAAAGTCAACTCTTTTCAACAATCTAATGTTCTTATATTGGCACAATATCGGTTTTTGGCAGATATTAGATTTGTtacttatattttttgttttaaaaaaaatacaaaattaccTTTTTGCATAGATCTCAGTTAATATTTTTAAGactaatttaaaattaatcttCAGCAGATCTCAAAATGAAAGTTTTATAGCATTTAGAAATTAtgcaaaaaatttaaaatatataatatatatatatatatattttttttttttaggtaacAGTGTTTAGTTACCTAAAATTCTAAAgtattttgtgtaaaaaaaacaacaactaataaatataaatataaaaaaaaaaaaaaaaaaatttatattatttatataaatataatttttttttttttttttttatatttatatttattagttgttgttttttttacacaaaatacTTTAGAATTTTAGGTAAcattagtttagggtccaattctcaatATCAACTAGTTGCGTATTAACTttcatattactaggatattggctgtttattagtacttataaagcacatattaatgccttactCTGCacgaccatattctacatcccataatcctacctaaacataacataaacataccttactaactattaataagcagtaattaggagtttattgagacaAAAAGTCATagtagttagttaatagtgagaattggaccctaaacaaAAGCGTGACCgaattttaatatcagtcaTTTATTGGTTACTTTTATTGTTTATCGAAATTTTAATGTCAAGCATCCTGTTTAATAAATCACAATTTATTATAACAAACTCCTAATCCAGTATGAGCAAATATAATAGTAATGCATGCCTTGCGAAAATAgcattatacatttttgcatttttgtaaaaaatatttaagttgGAACGTTAGCCCCGTTCACACATACAGTCTTTACTGGTAAATTACTGTTAAGAGATCATGTGTGAACAACAGGACCTTTTCAAAAATACCGGTAAATCAGTTCTGCCAACTTCCCAGTGTGAAAAGTTGTAACAATACCAGTAAATTACTGGTATGAGGTCCGAACGTGCTGAAGTTTGCTTTGGGCAATCATAAAGCTCTGTCTGAGCTGTTTACAATAAGTTCCACTgcttttaattgtttttctatgtagaCATGCACTAGACAAACATCTGACTATTGCACCGTGTCTCGCGCTCGAGACCCTGCCTCCTTTTCCATTCATCAGTGCTACCAgtaatttatttcattattttatcacCATTTACAAGTAAATACGTCACAATTACAGCCTTACTGAGCAATGTTACAAACCATCCCTTTGCGCCACCTGGTGGTGATTTCGCAATCGAGCTTCACATGTGACTGGTCTGTATTTAATGCCACGGTCTCACGGTGGTGGTACACATAGCAGTAATGGGCATTTTGGTTGAGTACCTACTGTAACTGCATTACTATAGTAGCTATTAtgtattttgtctttttaagaGCAAAACCTCATTCTGTGTGATCATCCCCTTACGCcttaacaaaaactaaaataatactaAAGGGCTTCTCCTCATCCATGTGGATGAAGAAAACAGCTCAGAGTTTACTGGTATTTTTGGTACTGATGTGTGAATGATATCTTACTGGTAAAAACACAAAATGCTGTCGCATGTGTGAACAGCACGTTTGTGTATTTACAGAAAAAGTTGTTCTGGTAATTTTATGGTAATTTACCAGGATTACTGTGTGAAAGGGGCTAATGTCACGGCAGTGATGGCAGCCTTACTTCAGGTACTCATCGTAGAGATGCTTAGTAAGTCTCACACGAAAGCAGAGCTTCAGTTCATTCAAGCCCAACTTCAGGAAGTTGTTCACCAAGGCAATCTGAATGATTGAGATGCAACAATTTACAAGATGCAACCATTTACTCCATATTTCCATACCAACAAATTCTCCAACAAAATGTCAACAGGAAGTACATATTAAGGCTATTATGGGGAAGCGGTTTTAGTGTTAATTTCATAAATTAGACTGTTAAAATTCTCAGAACTCCTCTGACTATAAACAATTACTACCGACTTTGATAAAAAGCAGAAACTTACAATTGGCATGGCCGTGATAAAGTTGAATAAGTACTTCTTGAAACCTTTAGTGGATCGACCAATGATCGCACTGCAAACCACAACATGCACACAAACGCAAACATGGTTAGAGTTAATACAGAAGGGAATAAACACACATCCTGCAATTCTGTCCTTCATGTGCATGAAAAAAACAAGGATGCAAATTATCTTTGAGGAAGCAAACATTCATCATGACTACATTTAAATTGCAGACCAGAGGAGATCTGAGAGGTGAGCATGTGAGCGAACACAATGGACAGGTTCAGTGATGTAAATTACATGACTCCTCCACCACATCTGTAACAGTATATTAGTTTTCACAGCACATGAAGATTCTGTAAATTACCCCAGGAATGACAGTCAGGTAGGAATAAAAGTGCCTCTTGAATAATTTGATATCTCTGCTAATGATTCCACTgtcaaagatttaaaaaaatacaatcaaATCACATTAAATCAACATTTAACTGGGTGCCTGGCCTCTTTACAAAGTATAATAGTGTTATATTTCACAGCACTAACAAATTTGAAGTCTAGATCAACCCAGTACCTTTCAATCATAGTGCCGTTCTGAATCATCCAGACATCACAATAGGTCCGAGTCACAAGCATCACTGCGATCAGGAACAGGTACCATGTCTGtgacacacaaaaaataaatacatacataaagtGAAAACCAATAATGAGCTGAAATCTTTGACTTCTATTTAGCAGATATACACAcaatattgttcaaaagtttggagttggtaatttattttaattttatttgggaaagaagtctcttatgctcaccaagtctacatttatttgattaaaaaaaatacaataagaacagtaatattatgaaatattattaatatttaaaaaacttgaatatttcagaatttttagcatcattactgcagtcttcagtgtcacatgatcctttagaaatcattctgatatgctgatttgatgctaaaaacatttcttattatttttgaTGATATAAATAGttgtgttgtttaatattttgtgaaaaccattTACTTTTGCATTCTTTGATCAATATAAAGTcataaagaacagcatttatttgaaaaactttttttgtaacaatataaaaattatttactgtcacttttgatcaatttaatgcatccttgctaaataaaaaatattaattgatttttaaaaattatttcccCTTAAATCACTTGCCTGACTagcaaaaaaagagaaaaaacttCAATATTTGCCAactttcagttttagtaacaaCTCTCATCAAGCCATTGCATGGGGACATTAAAAAGTTACAACTCTCACCTCTTTACACAAGAATCTTGGCACCATAATCCTGATGATCCGTGAGATCCGGATGAAAAACAGCTTGTCCACTGCGGCTCTCTCTTTCTTGCCATCTTTCAGCTGGTTTTAAAACACAACAAGTGTTGAAAGTCAAAGGAAACTCATGGAATATAGTCTCACACAGTCAGACCTTGAACTTAAGATACTGATTGCCACTTTTTAAGTTATAATAGATATTAATAGCAAAAATGTGTAGAGACTGCTGAAAAAAGTACAGAATATTTCACAGACAGTTCTGTTCAAGGACATTCAGTACCTCAATCAGAACTCTCATTAACAGATTTTATGTCATTACCCTCAAACAACATGATATTTCTCTTACCTCACTGTTCAGTTCATGTGAAGAACCCTTCTTCCTGTTGAGAATGATGAAATAgattaaaaagtaataatatcAGCAGTAAACTATATTGTTTAATCACATATAttgcattaatttatttttttgacaaaagtacgcttaatgtttaaaaatcaaGCAAGTTCAAGGTGCAATTAACTATTTCAACCACTAAAACCTACTGTAgattttttattgttcaaaCTGTGGCAACATTTGTCCAACCAACACTGTCCTTAATGAAAGAGTCTTTTGTTGGACAGTGAGACTGCAACAAGCCTTTACATCTATATTCTAATGATTGTATTTCATGATATAGGATCCGTCTCAAATCCCAGTGAGgtgcctacctagacagcacATTTGGAGCATCGCAGCTCTTTAGGTTTTGACACATGGCCATAAAACTGGTCTCAATTTGCTGTAGTTAAACTGGGGTCACTCTGACACTAACCTCCGGTTCTTATCTGAATTCATGCATTAGACACtttatgtgtgtttttacaTACCTGTTCAGTCCCGCGGATCTTCGTCTCTGCTTTAGGAGGTATAAAACGAGTAGGACACCACCAGCTACAGCGGAGTTCTTCGCTGTCAAGTACTTACTGACGGCCGCCATGTTTCCTACTGAGACGGTGCGGAGAACAGCGGCGCACACAAGCCCGGAAGAGAGAGAAGATTCCGGCCCTCCACCGGCTGCCGTACTCATGATGACCTCATCATCACACCATCATCGTGAACCTGCTCTGTGTTTATTAACCCTTTAGAAACAGAACATACAGTTACATACACGGGAGATAAAGCCCAGTGAAGTGGTCTTATTCGGAAATGACAGATTCTCATTTACTTAGAttacctttttttctttctttttttttttacagcattttttccCTTTTACAACTTTCCccattttttccccatttttaAATAGTAACCACGTATGATGGAGATATTTTTTATGCTAACAACATTacaacactatatatatatatatatatatatatatatatatatatatatatatatatatataagtaaataaaaaaaatatttaaattaggcAATCCACAAATAAACATGACATTAAACAGaacaccttaaagggttagttcacgcaaaaatgaaaattctgtcatttattactcacccttatgtcgttctacacccgtaagaccttcgttcatcttcggaacacaaattaagatatttttgttgaaatccgatggttcagtgagcCTTTATTGAGAACAAATTTGCAAATTAAGCCGttcaaactctcaagatccataaaggtactaaaaacatatttaaatcagttcatgttagtacagtggttcaatattagtattataaagcgacaagaatatttttggtgtgccaaaaaacaaaataacgacttatatagtgatggctgatttcaaaacactgcttcatgaagcttcggagcataaatgaatcagcgtgtcgaatcatgattcggatcgcgtgtcaaactgccacgGCTGAAATCAcctgactttggcgctccgaacagctcaTTCGACAcagattcattgtgctccgatgcttcctgaagcagtgttttgaaatcagccatcactatataagtcgttattttgttttttggcacaccaaaaatattctcgtcactttataatattaatattgaaccactgtactaacatgaactgatttaaatatgttttagtacctttatggatcttgagagtttcattgttattgctggctatgcaggcctcactgagccatcagattttatcaaaaatatcttaatttgtgttccgaagacgaCTGAAAGTCTaactggtgtggaacgacacgagagtgagtaataaatgacattattttcattttgggggtgaattaaccctttaaaaagacTATTAACAAGATCTATATGGCATTCCTGCTAAATTATTTCCTACTATTAATTTGTACTAAATTGAAAAACTTAGCTTTACAATTTTCTGAAAGCTATGCaaaggaaatttttattttgttggaAAATTTACATATGTGCCTAATTTTTAATACCATTATCATGCTTTAAAGaactaaatataacattttcaaaaaaaaaaaaaaaaaaaaacttatgaagataatcaaacgtttttttttgcacacataaAT
The nucleotide sequence above comes from Chanodichthys erythropterus isolate Z2021 chromosome 23, ASM2448905v1, whole genome shotgun sequence. Encoded proteins:
- the abcd3a gene encoding ATP-binding cassette sub-family D member 3a isoform X1, giving the protein MAAVSKYLTAKNSAVAGGVLLVLYLLKQRRRSAGLNRKKGSSHELNSELKDGKKERAAVDKLFFIRISRIIRIMVPRFLCKETWYLFLIAVMLVTRTYCDVWMIQNGTMIESAIIGRSTKGFKKYLFNFITAMPIIALVNNFLKLGLNELKLCFRVRLTKHLYDEYLKGYTYYKMGNLDNRIANADQLLTQDVEKFCNSVVDLYSNLSKPLLDIGLYIFKLTTAIGAQGPATMMTYLLISGLFLTRLRRPIGKMTVTEQKYEGEYRYVNSRLITNSEEIAFYNGNLREKQTIYSTFKKLVDHLHNFIFFRFSMGMVDSIIAKYFATVVGYLVVSRPFLDLSHPRHLNSSHAELLEDYYQSGRMLLRMSQALGRIVLAGREMTRLSGFTARITELMRVLKELNSGKYERTMVSQSEKDTSEKLTLIPGSGRIINVDHIIKFDHTPLATPNGDILIRDLTFEVKSGANVLVCGPNGCGKSSLFRVLGELWPLFGGSLTKPERGKLFYVPQRPYMTLGSLRDQVIYPDTHEDQKKKGISDLVLKEYLDNVQLGHILEREGSWDMVQDWMDVLSGGEKQRMAMARLFYHKPQFAILDECTSAVSVDVEDYIYSHCRKVGITLFTVSHRKSLWKHHEYYLHMDGRGNYEFKIITPETVEFGS
- the abcd3a gene encoding ATP-binding cassette sub-family D member 3a isoform X2, giving the protein MSTAAGGGPESSLSSGLVCAAVLRTVSVGNMAAVSKYLTAKNSAVAGGVLLVLYLLKQRRRSAGLNRKKGSSHELNSELKDGKKERAAVDKLFFIRISRIIRIMVPRFLCKETWYLFLIAVMLVTRTYCDVWMIQNGTMIESGIISRDIKLFKRHFYSYLTVIPGIALVNNFLKLGLNELKLCFRVRLTKHLYDEYLKGYTYYKMGNLDNRIANADQLLTQDVEKFCNSVVDLYSNLSKPLLDIGLYIFKLTTAIGAQGPATMMTYLLISGLFLTRLRRPIGKMTVTEQKYEGEYRYVNSRLITNSEEIAFYNGNLREKQTIYSTFKKLVDHLHNFIFFRFSMGMVDSIIAKYFATVVGYLVVSRPFLDLSHPRHLNSSHAELLEDYYQSGRMLLRMSQALGRIVLAGREMTRLSGFTARITELMRVLKELNSGKYERTMVSQSEKDTSEKLTLIPGSGRIINVDHIIKFDHTPLATPNGDILIRDLTFEVKSGANVLVCGPNGCGKSSLFRVLGELWPLFGGSLTKPERGKLFYVPQRPYMTLGSLRDQVIYPDTHEDQKKKGISDLVLKEYLDNVQLGHILEREGSWDMVQDWMDVLSGGEKQRMAMARLFYHKPQFAILDECTSAVSVDVEDYIYSHCRKVGITLFTVSHRKSLWKHHEYYLHMDGRGNYEFKIITPETVEFGS